GAAGACCCACCTGCCGGCGAAGAAGCTGCGGCTTAGTCAGGCAGCCAAGTATGTGTACATGGTGCGGGATTACCGCGCCTGCTGCGTGTCACTGTACGAGCAGATGTCGGCGAGAGCACCCGAATACCGATTCTCGGGTGTCAGCTTTGAGGACTTCTTCGAGCGCTTCATTGACGGCCAAGTGGAGGACAACGACTACTTCGACCACGTCAGCTCCTGGTGGGATCACCGCAGCAGCCCAAACTACTACTTCATGTCGCTCGAGAACCTCAAGAAGAACTTCGAACAGGTGAATGCCGCCTTTCCacccggggaaaaaaaaaaggggggggggtatgtcAATGTATGAGCAATAACGAAATTCAGCTTGCTACGCGCTTGCAAACCATACCTTGACACAATCCTATCAATGCATACTTATTGCGCTAAGCGAAAGAAAGGTGTCTATACTTCTGATACACTCAAACATTCAGATATACATCCGTGGGGTCATGCAATTCCATTGCTACATTGCACTTATATCAACTAACAGTCGTTTTACAGATCATCCATGTGCAGCTACGTAATATATCACACGTGTACTATGCTACAAAGAGTCTGAGAAGGCTGTCTGTCGCGACACTTCTGAACTAAAGCTTAAATATattaaaaagtgttgcaagacAATTTTTCACCGTTACATCAGCGAGCATTGGCAGCATTGCTTTacaatatgatttttttttcgacatcTTTTCATCAACTGGATGAACAGCGCGAACATAAGACAAATGGAATACTTCGAAAATGTCTATAAGCAGCTGCAAACGTCTTTGTATAGTCATGTTTTGTATGAAAATGACAACTGTATGTTGAGAACAGCATACACGTGTATTATTTCAAGTGAGTCCTGGCTAGCCACGTGCATGACTTTGTTTAAAGATACACTTTAACTCTCTATCTCGGGTTGCGTGACTCGCCTACGAGAGTATAACGATCTCCAAGGAGAGCTCATGTATTCCTTAAAGAGAGTCATATATATAAATGGCATGTTTGGAACTTTGGACTGACAAAAAAGAGTCaaatgactcttttttttttttcggggtgaagctccttacgccgtgggtcataCGCCCTGTGTTTTCTTCttagtagtagccacctctcgtttagtccttagaatgtccgctagatggcggtacacTTGtatataacagataaatacaaatatctgggcgtatggataagcaatgggaccgagtatctgagggaacacgaaatatacgtgacgactaaaggtaacaggaatgcagcagtcatgaaaaatagggcactgtggaattacaataggtatgatgttgtgagaggaatatggaaaggggtcatggttcctgggctgacgttcggcaatgcggtcttgtgcatgagatcagaagttcaagcaagattagaaattaagcaacgtggaataggtaggcttgctttaggagctcacgggaatacaccaaatcagggagtacaaggtgatatgggatggacatcatttgagggcagggaagctagcagcaagataaaatttgaaaagcgattgagagaaatgggggaagagcgttgggctaggaaggttttcagctacttgtacatgaagaatgtcgatacaaaatggaggaagcgaaccaggaagttgactggtaaatacttagaaaacagcaggtggccaaaccaaaaagaactatcggttaagaagaaagtgaaggaaacggagactgacatgtggagaatgggcatgattaagaagtccgcactagaggtctaccgaacgtttaagcaggaaattgccaaggaaaggatctatgataatactcggggtagttctctactgtttgaggccagaacgggagtactgcgaaccaagacatatcgggccaaatacgaaggggtagacacaatatgcagtgcgtgtggagaggaagaagaaactgccgaacacttgataatgttctgtaaagggcttcaccctataattcaggatgatggcgcagagtttttcaaagcactggggtttagggaccgggagggcaaaataaactttaagcgggtagacttcactagaaggaggttatctgattggtggctaaagtcaaggcgcgagtgaaaattaaactcttcactgcaaagtacgaatcctcaaactcttttttaaggaaaaataaataaatatagtttttggttcattagatattacggcttggtggcgctagccatcgcccgatctaaagggtacagccatatccatccatccatccatccatgaataATAATACATaacgcccgatctaaagggtacagccatatccatccatcaaatgtatggtgaaaagatgcgacatgacagtatttgaagtgttcactaaatggacggacggacggatggccggacggacaggcagacaaacgcacggacggacggatggacggacaggtgcACTGACAGGCGGGAacaagaacaaacggacggacagaaagacacggacggactgatggacgcttcgcccaactcatcatcatttgctccgtggatatgctgattTTTTTAACGTCTGCAGCTGTATACTCTATGTGTGCGAAATATCCTCCCTGAAGTGTCGCAATAGTCTGTTGTTGTAGTAAACATATCTAAACGCTGCTACAATGCCCAATAGCTTTGTACACATAGTAGTATTTTGGAACACACCGTGAATTGTGCGGAGATGGCGCATTGTATGAAATACGAGCGCCTGACGCTATAGCAGCCCCATACCAGAAAatcgttaaagggacactaaagtcaagtaACAAGCTATATCAGAGTGAaatctcaatgtatgacaacgtctaaaacggcaatattatcaaATCAGTGGcatacttaccgagaaattatggtaaatgcacgagaacacatgcgctacGAGTAGGACATTCGCAAAGTAATCCCAATGAAGTCATTGCTTgaatgatatttggggtttaacgtaccaaaaacACCATAGGATTACGAAAAACGCCGtggtgaaggactccggaaatttcgaccacttggggttctttaacgtgcacccaaatctgagcacacgggcctacagcattttcgcctccatcgaaaatgcagcggccgcagccgggattcgatcccacgacctgcggataagcagccaagtatcttagccactagaccaccgcggcggggcccaatGACGTCAGAGTtcccacctacaattaatcacttgtaaaagaactagctgcactaaaaaGAACCTTGCATGCATCAAAAGACGTTTGTTCATTTCTGcctgattcatggaaaaaaagaaagaaccacaatggcaggaaattgttcattGGCCGTTGTCGCCACTGGAACTTCCTCTACTTTCGCTCTGCttctactagtgtcggcggccgcgcagtaaagccggacaacgttgtgcacggcaacagttgattgattgattgatttgtggggtttaacgtcccaaaaccactatatgattatgagagacgccgtagtggagggctccggaaattttgaccacctggggttctttaacgtgcgcccaaatctgagcacacgggcctacaacatttccgcctccatcggaaatgcagccgccgcagccgggaatcgaacccgcgacctgcgggtcagcagccgagtaccttagccactagaccaccgcagcggggccacggcaacagtgacgtgaaagtttccacttgaggcgggtaatttgaagtttgctaacgcgatgcggaccactaaagcacgattttatttcaaaataagcacttctttagcttaaaaaacacaaaaggcACTACGACGTTTCTAGACCGCTATTTCAGCGATCAACATCAActcaatatttgcctttagtgtctctttaatgtGATGCTCGTTCGGGCTCGTGCGCAGGTTGTGAGAGAGCTCGGCGAATTCCTAGGTGGCCCCGCCGAGCGGTGGGTGCGCGACGACCAACAGCTTAAAGAACTGCGCCAGTTGCTTATCTACGACTGCTCGGTCACGACACCGGCCAGCGGTGCCTCGCCGCCACCCAATTACCTCCGCGACGGCCAATGCTACATCAACTGCGTGAACTGCGGCAACCGCTGGAAGAACGTTCTCAGCGAAGAGCAAGCCGAGAGGCTCACGCGGCGCTTCACCGAGCGGACCAAGGGAAAACCCATTAAAAACCTC
Above is a window of Rhipicephalus microplus isolate Deutch F79 chromosome 1, USDA_Rmic, whole genome shotgun sequence DNA encoding:
- the LOC142805722 gene encoding sulfotransferase 1E1-like, which gives rise to MAAKTSSSSSPPKRTRSLFVDVQGVLAPWNIDVSNILYAIMYRPYPGDVFITAYPCSGGTWLSLLLYALTHAGKHPVDYTALSRDVLFLERMGRKVEDVAPPRRLKTHLPAKKLRLSQAAKYVYMVRDYRACCVSLYEQMSARAPEYRFSGVSFEDFFERFIDGQVEDNDYFDHVSSWWDHRSSPNYYFMSLENLKKNFEQVVRELGEFLGGPAERWVRDDQQLKELRQLLIYDCSVTTPASGASPPPNYLRDGQCYINCVNCGNRWKNVLSEEQAERLTRRFTERTKGKPIKNLLGTLEQSEVQNAAASSDEALHVDSLQGVINN